One segment of Clostridium botulinum DNA contains the following:
- the mreD gene encoding rod shape-determining protein MreD, whose translation MEKLIVILISIGLAILDNSLIPFFSVQGVYPSILFTFAIAYSLVYGREKAVFIGAISGILQDLFFFNVFGINSILNLLLCLLASIIGENIFKTKKVIPVISMFLITILKYMGIFIICYFLRVDMHMLKSMGMALYNAIVMFFVYELIMKIPDDEYKKRPWRFK comes from the coding sequence ATGGAAAAATTAATAGTTATTTTAATATCTATAGGATTAGCTATATTGGATAATTCTTTAATTCCATTCTTTTCTGTACAAGGGGTATATCCAAGTATATTATTTACTTTTGCTATTGCATACTCACTTGTATATGGAAGAGAAAAAGCAGTTTTTATAGGAGCGATAAGTGGAATATTACAGGATTTATTTTTCTTTAATGTTTTTGGAATAAATTCTATATTAAATTTATTATTATGTCTTTTGGCAAGTATAATTGGAGAGAATATATTTAAAACTAAAAAGGTGATTCCTGTAATTTCTATGTTTTTAATTACTATTTTAAAATATATGGGAATATTTATAATATGCTATTTTTTAAGAGTAGATATGCACATGTTAAAAAGTATGGGAATGGCGTTATACAATGCTATAGTTATGTTTTTTGTGTATGAGCTAATTATGAAAATTCCAGATGATGAATACAAAAAAAGACCATGGAGGTTTAAATGA